gggcattgcgatgcaaagtgaccctttcccccgcagatcaggcagacgccggcctcgaaccgcttgcggcgttccgcggccgagagacccccgtcacccccttgccggagttcccggccacggtcacctcggggcctggggtctcgcccaagccgttgcttggacaagttcaggagttgtttgcgattctcgatgtcagcagcatggcgaacccaaccttccacatccggggggttcccttgcatgaaggcccaatgttggaggtctgggttgagaccctccctgaaacattgtaccaaggtagcttcactccagtccagaattcggctagccagtgactggaactcacttgcatactgcgccaccgacttagtcccttggcgcagttgcatcagggaggctttagcccgctcacccagagtcgggtcctcaaaacggtttcggagtgctaccatgaactcgtccagggttcgcagcaccggcgagcggagttcatactgcaacaccatccaggcagccgcctccccttgcagtaaggaagccacgtactgcacccgggactcctcagaaacgaaggttcggccttgttcccgcataaaaatgtctacttggaccataaaaaaggtcaactggtctcccgacccgtcatacgtgactttcaggtcccgacgggccgggggggcaggggttgcgggcggaactaccggcgccccgtctgggggagcaccggctggaggttgcaacttcagcgcatctagggtcgtggccatctcacccattacgcgttgcatgacctccatctgctcctgcatagcccggcggtcttcctgccactgctttcgttcttcctccatgagggcctctttgcgggccgggtccccttcgagtcccgtgctggggaaggccaaccggcgatccttcgccgcagtccgcgagagcgaccagcccttgggagagtccagccaataagtaagcccccgggggcgtccgtcccgatcttggtcgggggcgcgacccttcggtttctttggcttggctccctcctccttcgggtccggcttctccggctcgtccggttccttgggggcatcggggttaggggtggtgtcctcgtcggctgacattctgtccaaagcggtacagctgcagtccgagaggcaaggacttgcaacttaatgtgagagatccccctctctgagtttgcttctccaaatcagttgctcagacgttgatacagaaacaatagatttattgaagccttcaggagatgagacaggcacaggtagaaagttgcaagtgaggggctatacgggtttacagaatatattgactccagggcactggggcactggggttcacacttattgttatgggaagttacaagcttggcataatacaaaacatcagacggatcccaggaagtctggtgcggctatcacacttccaaggccgcaccggcctgagggagtactggcaggaagaacagcgggggggaagatacatgggccatcaggcctggcgcctgagaccagaaggtgtgaactgcttttacgagttcactgataacaccgcaggtgatggaaagcagagacacaaagacagagaccctcacactaggcaagtaggtgatgtgaaagacctctgcctgagaccctggagagccactgccggtctgcgtagacaatactgactttgacagacccagggtctgattcagtataaggcagctttttttcaatatcaaaacctttattggcataaatataaggcagcttcatgtgttcatgtgttcagggtcgccaggagtcggaagcgacttgatggcacctaacacacacacacaacctgtctACTCTGCAATGTGTGGATGACTGCTATCTTGGCTAGCTTCTTAGACAGTGGGCAGAAAGAACAAAAAGTCTCATGGGGAATGTGCTACCTGTCCCACAGCAGTTGAGAGCTCTGCCAGGAAAAACATATCGCAACCCCAGGTGGAAGAGCGTTCTGTTCCTGGTACGGTTGGGACTTTTTGTTCCTGTGATGTCCGCACCTTATTCAGTTTGGCTTGGGTACTGCCTTGCCCTGTATGTGCTCCCTCTGTATATATACTGGGAGGAAACCTGATGCACGTAAGCTTCCTGGACCAAATTTGCAACTGTACTCGGACATCTGCACCCAGCAACAGATTCAGGTAAATCAGAGGGTGATGCTAATCTTCTCTTATTAGGCTCAGATTGGAATCTGGACCATTTTACTGCGATAGTGATGGTTGACGCTCTGATTATTTGTTTCACCCATCAGCCTTGAATAATATAGAGATCTACCGAAAGTCCAGTAGTCCATATTTTCCAGCGATCAATATGTGTGTATTTATGCACTGTCCAGTTGCCACTGACCTCTGGCGACACCTGCGAGGggctttcaagtagggttgccagctccaggttgggaaataactggagattttgggggtggagccggaggaaggtgggtctggagaggggagggacctcaatgccaaagcggccattttctccagggaactgattattattgcctggagatcagttgtaatagcgggaaatctcaagccacaacctggaggttggcaaacctgctttcaaggcaagtgagaaacagaggtgatttgccgttgccttcctctgcagagccttccttggtggtctccctgctatgattctatgaatcgtagaattggaagggaccaccagggtcacacacatgaacacatgaagctgccttacactgaatcagaccctcggtccatcaaagtcagtattgtctactcagaccggcagcggctctccagggtctcaggcagaggtctttcacatcacctacttgcctaatccctttaaccggagatgccagggattgaacctgggcccttctgcatgccaagcagaagctctaccactgagccacagcacctccccttccttaagttgtagagaaagtcggcatataaaaaccaactcttcttcttccttgaattGCAGGTGGCAATGGAGACTTGGAAGAGGATACCCCTTTACTTAGTAGCAGTGACCTACCTGCTGTTGGGAGCCGCTGCCTCTAACGAGCAGTACCAGATGTTCTTAAACAAGCATCACGACAACCCCACGACTAAAATCGAGAACTCCGGATACTGTGACATCCTGATGAATTACAGGAAACTGATCCAATCGTGCGTGCCCATGAACATTTTCATCCACGCCTCCGAGACACAACTCCAGGACGTATGCGGGGACGGAGGGGTCCCCTACCACGGCACCGGAAACCGTCAGAGCAGGCAATCCTACCCTGTCACTATCTGCAGGCTGGGGGTGGTCACCAGGACCCGGAGATGCATCTACTACGCCACCTACAGCAACATGCGCCTGTTCCTTAGCTGCGACGAAAATAACTTGCCCGTGCTTCTAGATGAAGTCCTCACCCTGGGCAGCTGAACTCTGCGCGGCCTCTCCGGGTTAATGCTCGGAGGGCGCTGGCTTCTTCAGCATGGATGCAACCCTGCCACTGAAATAAAGGCCCCGTCCGGCAGAACAGCTATTCAGAAGAGTGTTTCTCTGTTACATCGTATGAATGTTGTAGGTGGGGTATGTCACTCCCTGTATTCCCAATTTGCTGGTGTGGCTTCACAGAAAtgcagagttggaggggacctccagggtcacctagtccaaccgcCTTCCCAACATGAGAAactcacaactactccccccgccccgctctATGCCCACTGGAAGGCaaaacacctccaggatccctggccagtatagcctggaggaaaattccttcctgatcccaaaatGGTGCTTGGCatgaccctgggcatgtaagaaagggccatgagggcCAAGCAGCACTGACtcgtcccttcctgccctccctctcatgatctgcctacgttcacagaatcagcaaagCTATCAGATGGCTTCCTTGcctcttaaaagcctccaaagaagcagagcccaccacctcccgagaaagcctattccactgagaaactgatctgtcaggaaattcttcctaatgtttagccaaaaactcctttgatgtaatttcaactcattggtttgAACCCATTCAGTTTGGTCCCCACCCCAATATATCTGAGCTAAACCCTTCAGCTCCTATGTTGCCAACCTCTacgcggggcctggagatcttccctggagaaaatggctgctttggcaattggactctatggcattggagtccctccccaaaccccaccctcctcaggctttgcccccaaaacctcccgcctggcaaccttacacatgcCCATTGATAAAccactatatatataaaaaaaaaaacctcagcagggtataattccaatGAGTCCATCCACCAAGTCATTCatttttctctagaggaactgatctctgtggtctggagatcagatccGATGTATTGCTGGGAAAGCTCTTGCCGTCTGAAGTTACCTACATTGACGCCTTGAAAAGCCCCCTCATATTAGCGCTGCTTCAAATTAGACCGGGTTTCGTTTAAtgtggaaagaaggtggttaagagggacaacatagagatctataaaattatgcatggtatggagagagtggacagggagaaagtttctccctccctcataatgctataacgcggggtcatctgctgaagctggagggcgagagattcaaaactgataaaaggaagtattccttcatgcaacgcatagttaaattgtacaactccctgccccaggatatggtgatgactgccaacttggaaggatttaagaggggagtggacatgtttatggaagagagggctatccgtggctactagtcatgatgcatacttattctctccaggatcagaggaatatgcctattatatgaggtgcattggaacgcaggcaggataatgctgctgcagtcatcttgtttgtggacttcctggaggcacctggttgtccactgtgtgaacaggctgctggacttgatgggcctgggtctgatcctacagggctttccttatgcttTTATTGAGATTGGGGTTATCcgtggctcctagtcaaaatggatactagtcatgatgcatacctattctctccagtatcagaggagcatacctattatatgaggtgctgtggaacacaggcaggagaatggctgctgctgctgcagtcgtcttgtgtgcttcctggaggcacctgtgtgaacagactgctggacttgatggacctgggtctgatccagcatggcctttcttatgttcttatgtaacgtGTTTAAATATCATTTCTTGAAACTTCCCTGAGAATTTGCTAGGGGAGGGAGACAATAATGggtgctttgtagggttgccagctgtggactgggaaaaacctgaggagggcggggtttggggagggacttcaatgtcatagaatccaattgccaaaatggccattttctccaggtgaactgatccatattggctggagatcagttgtaatagcaggagatctccagctactatctggaggttagtaaccaaaaaaaaaaaaacacctctgtactgttaccataggttaggaaaatagtacaagaatatgctacaaataaatgcaaaaacagtttgcattggaaagatcaaacaaacaaaaacagcaaagtGTTATATACAAGGGTGAATGATCACTTCAgagaagtgctatgtacataaattgctgtCAGCATATACAACAATATAGGTTCAATTTTGTGTCCTAAATACAGGTAGCTGTCCGATGGATGTTCATcttactgaagaacaaggtggaatgctgAGATACGAtagtttcggagtcttcttcagtcccacatctaCACACAAATACACAATACACAATGTTCTAAACTATCTATACAACCATCAATTTTTAGTATACATcatatcaataaaaaaattacatttcacCATAAGTGCATGCATTCACTTCAATAAAAAATGACAAGTTCCTCATGTGGATACATGGTGTTGCCGCATTCAATTTTTATAAAAATCAGTAGTACAATAGTCTCAAGAGATTTAAAAGCGGATTAAATGCACAGCTTCTTACCATGGCTGTAACAAGTTGCTCCAGGGATACAAAGTATTGCAGCTGTAGCTTCCGCTGCGGTGTGATAGATGATgtcatctgtttaaaggggccggtTCCCAGTTCAAATGAAACATGAGAGGTCATTATCTAAATTCAAGCCCCGTGGAGCTAAAGAATCAAATAGGTGAATAAAGTAAGCCTCTTTCTGTCTGAGTATCCTTCCCTTATCTATTCTATCAAAGCGTTTGCTTCTTAGCCTCCAAACTACAAAGAAACGCAAATCATTTTCGTTATGATGGAATTTTATAAAGTGATCCACAACTGGCGCCAGATTTTTTGCACgtatcctggacctgtgttctaaAATTCTCACTTTTATGGGGCGTATACTGGACCCGACATAAATCAAACCACACGGACAAAGTAAACAATAAACACAATATTTTGTGTCACAGTTAGAAAAATCATTCAACCGGAAAACAAAGTCAGGGTCAGTTCTTTTGAATTCTTTAACTTCAAGGCTGAGGTTGCAAGGTAAACATTTTTGACATCTAAAATGCCCTTTTGCAATAGGTGGAACGTGAGCTTTAGAAATGTCGGAATGGACTAGCGTATCACGAATAGATGTAGTTCTACGATAGCCTATTCTAGGTGGATTCTCCCATCCTGTAATGCCTGCCAATAAGTGCCAGTGGCGCTTTATGATCCTAGTTATGTGATAAGAGAGACGCGCATACTGAAAAGCAAAGGTCAGTGTGTTGTTATCTCTATTGCCCACACTGTGGTTGTAAAGAAGATCTTGTCTGTTAGGCTCATACGCTCGTTCCCTTGCTTTTCTAATAATCGCAGGGGGATAGCCTCTTTTCAACAGGACTCCAGATAGTTCACTAGCTCCTTTAGAGTAGTCTTGGATGGTGGAACTACTGCGTTTGATTCTAATGAATTGGCCGTAAGGTAAGTTATGTCTGATGTAgtaaaaaaaagcaagagtccagttgcactttaaagactaacaaaaatattttcgggcagggtgtgagctttcatgagccacagctcacttcttcagatacagatagaaggtgaatccatctgtcgttaagtagaggagagtgaattcattcaagcattagtatgtaaatgttaaaagtatgtaaatgtgaatagcgggcctgatgggattaggtgtgatatgcagaagagtctgtgatgtccaggggagagatgggtgtggagaaatcagcattggtcatgagccatgaatgcaaggtctttattcagcccaggtaaagcccaggtctttattcagcccgtATGTCTGATGCATACTGGATGGCGAGAATCGAAATGTAAAACAGCACTGCGGTcggtagctggattttactgcgtgaaatggcaaaacccacttgcaaacgatcgttaaagtgcattcaAAGTGGAACGAAAGTGCATGatccagcatgtgtgaaagcgcaccCGCGCGAACCCAATGCGGAATAAAGGACACACGTGTTTACAAGTGGGCGGAGCTTTCTTTTGCCCCTCCCATAAACCAAAGGAACACGCTTGCAAGCAGGAGGAGGACGTCGTTTTAAAAAAAGCGCTCTAAACCGTCAGTGGGTAAAAACGAGCCAATCAGTAAGCATTATTCAAATAAGTCTCCAACTCTCGTAACTCGCAAACCAATCGGCGCTTGCCGATCGGAAACCCTTTCGTCGCGGCTCTAGTTTCTCACAACGGCGGATGTATACCAACCGTTCTTGCCTCTTTCCCGACCTCTTGCTCTTTATTCCCTCCGCAGGCCGCTGTAATGAGGCCGTTGggttcccttcttcccccccaccaccttcccgtccccacctTGTTTTGCATGCCTGCTCACGATTGGTCGGCAACGCGAAGGGCGCCGCGGCCTTTCCCGGCGATTGGCTCACAGCGAAGGCAAGCGAGAGTCTCCGCCTAGGGCAGGCGGAGTGACATCCCTCCCCAAGATGGCGGGCGCGAGGCGCTGAGCGGGAGGTCACGTGAGCTCACGTTTCTGCGCACGCTCAGTAAGTCCCTTTCGGAAAATGGCGGCCGTGAGGTGTTTACGGAGAGTGTGGAGAGCCGCCGTTCCTGACGTTTCGTTGAGGGTAAGCTTTGCTTTCCCTCCTCCGTAGTGCGATTTATCAGTTATGGAGTGGATTTGCGTATCCCAGTGTCCTTTTCGGGCTTACCCCGTGTAAAGTAAACCGTGGTAACTACCTCGGTTTACTGCGCGTCCCTTAAAGTAGTTAAGGGGCAAGCTCGGGGAAGGGGGGCGGGCCTTGAATAGAGAAGCTGATATGCGAAAACTGCTCTAAGTGTCAATTATTAGTAGTATTTAAGTACTGCACTTTTATGTGGAGATGGATCCACAATGGGTAGCCAGTGTTCGTCTGTCAATAGGAGTAGAAaagaacaggagtccagtggtaccttaaaaaCTACAAAATCTCTGGCGGGGTGAGCTTtggtgaaccacagctcacttcttcagatacagctagaatgtgggtccatctatccttaagtagagaagagtgaattcacacacccaaaggcaatagcatgtaaatgtcaatagcaggtaaatgacgttagcaggcgtgattggatcaggtgtgaatTGCAGAGGGGGTAGATAGGCCtggggaaatcagcattggtaatgggacaggaatcccaggtccctattcaatccaggagaatgcattgtctcgagctagaatgtgagtctatagctagaatgtgagtccatctatccttaagtagagaagagtgaattcagacacccaatggcaatagcatgtaaatgtcattAGCAGGTAAATTACACTAGCTGGCGTGATTGGATCAggggtgatatgcagagggggtAGGTAGGCCtggggaaatcagcattggtaatgggacaGGAATCCCGGGTCCCTATTCAATcgaggagaatgcattgtctcgtgctagaatgtgagtccatctattcttaagtagagaagagtgaattcacacacccaaaggcaatagcaggtaaatgacgctagcaggtgtgattggatcaggggtgatatgcagagggggtAGGTAGGCCtggggaaatcagcattggtaatgggacaGGAATCCTgggtccctattcaatccaggagaatgcattgtctcgagctagaatgtgagtctatagctagaatgtgagtccatctatccttaaactgacaaaagtgaattcagacacccaatagcaatagcatgtaaatgtcaatagcaggtagaTGACATTAACAGgtgtgattggatcaggtgtgatatgcagagggggtAGGTAGGCCtggggaaatcagcattggtaatggcaCAGGAAttccaggtccctattcaatccaggagaatgcattgtctcgAGCTTAATTGttggttgtaattcagcagtccctCTTTCTAATCAcactttgaaatccctttgtaagagaaccacTACCCTTAAGTCAACAACTGTGTGAaatcactcttctctacttaaggatagatggactcacattctagctgtgtctgaagaagtgagctgtggttcacgaaagctcctaccctgccagaaattgtgttagtctttaaggtgctactggactcttacacTTTTCCACTTCTATATACGTCCATAAAgagatgagaagacaagagtcgctggaaaagacaataatgctaggaaaagttgaaggttttttaaaaactcatccTTGCTCCTTAGTCGGGCAGAATCTGTACTTACACCTCTGCTTTCATGTCTCTTTCCTCCTTAGGGCCTGTCAAGTATcattcccaaggtcacccaagtggATAATTCTTCAGATTTCTTGAGCAAAGTTCCTCACCGCAAGCACCCTGGGATTGTCCACCTCAAAGCTGTCAGGCTTCCGCCTGAGTTAATAGAGGCTGCTCGCTTTCAGATGGATGGTGAATAAAACCCAGAGTTGAGGGCAGGGGCCTTTCTGTTAAGTGAGCCCAACTGAAGTTTGGGTGGCATCCAAAACTACTGCTCTGTATCCTCTTTGGCTGGTACTCTGAGTGGCTTTGGACGAGGCATCTTGTTCTGTGAGTGCTGCATTGTGTGGAGAGCTGCAGTCCCAATGCCTTTTTACTGGAAagctagagccccgtggcgcagaatggtcagctgcagtactgcagtccaagctctgctcacaacctgagtttgatccctacagaagtcggtttcaggtagccagctcaaggttgactcagccttccatccttccgagatcggtaaaatgagtagccagcttgctgggggtaaagggaagatgactggggaaggcactggcaaaccaccctgtaaacaaagtctgcctagaaagcatcgggatgtgacgtcgccccattggtcaggaatgacccagtgctcgcacaggggacctttacctttttactggaaAGCTATTGGAATATTTTAATTCGGAatatcgagcgggtgcagaggagagcgccgaggatgatcaggggcctggaaaccaagccctacgaggaaaggctgatggaGTTGGGAacgttttgtctggagaagaggggacgtgattgctctgtttacgtatttgaagggctgtcatttagaggagggcagggagccgttcctgttggcagcacttGGTAGAGTGGTAGAGCACttgttttgcttgcagaaggtcccaagttcaatccctgccatctccagttaaaaataataatttggtagTAAGCGATGTGAAAGATCTATTTcatgagaccccggagagccattgctagtcagagtaggcagtgctgaccttgatagactataTGAGGCAGTTTAATGTAATGTGTGTTTTCAGCCAGGTTGAGAGAAGGACCCTTATTCTGTGTCCCTTTCTGCCTTTAGTATGGTTGTGAGAAAGGAAGAGTTGAGGGGCAGTTCACCACGTGCACGTATCGATCCCCTCTTGACTTTCCCGCTTTCTCTTCTGTCTTTTGCACTATCAAAATTTACACTGGCAGCTCCTTGGGGGCAGAGACCTGCCCTCCTTCACTTGGTCATTGACCAGGTACTTGTGGCAGGAAGTACTTTAAGCCAACTCAGGAAGCTGAGTTGTAGTCCTTCCTTCTCAACATGCTTTCCTTCTCGCAGAATCCTCCGTTCGCAATGTGGAGCAGCAGGCCAAGGCCCTCACCAATTATCTGTGGAGCCGCAAACGCCCCGTCGAGGAAGAGGAGTTGCGCAGGAGGGCCCAGTTTCTGGAGCAGAAACTGCGAGGGGAGTCAGCCCCTCTGAAAGGTGAGTGTGGGTTTGGAGCTTGGTGGGGGCGGGGGTAGTGTTTCGAGTGAAGATTTCAAGGAAACCTCCTAGGGGCACTCTCCAGGGTCCAGTAAGCTGAGGCCTTTTGGATTTGTGGAACAAACAATACACCTTGGGTGGAGCCAACAGACCCCCTCTCGCTCCCTTTGTGGGAGATCCTCGATCCCACCATATGGTCCAGCATCTGGGTAAAGCACTTGAACAGAGGATTCCTGCCTGCTTTAGCGGGCACCTCCCCTAATCCAGGTTTAGGGCCCTGGCCGTCGAGGGAGATTCCCTGAAACTCTTCCCCAATCAGGTTATATGTCACGTACTACGTGCTCCCTATCACAGACCATGTTTTTCAGCAGTCATCCATCCTCCCCCCTTGGCAGGTAAGCCAAATGGTTATCTTGGAGCTGACATCCATTACCTGCCTTCGCTGACCCTCTGGCATATTTCACTGCCCTTCTCTTGTGGAAATAAAGCGTCATCATGGCTTCAGGGATTCTTCAGTGCAGTGTAAAGCACCCTGTCCCTCTGAATTCccactggaggggaggggtatgTGTCTCTTTTTTTATCACAGCTCACCCTGACACTAATGTATTAAAGTAAGATGACAGTTGTGTATAGATTTCTTCCTCTGTATCCTCCCTTTAGATGCACTGAGTGAACTGGACCAGGCCAAAGAGAAAAAACTGAAGAAGGCAGTCCTGACCGCCCTCCGTAAGACAACTTATTGCTGGGTGGCGCTTAAGTAAGTGTCCTTTGCAACCCTTCCCAAACTCATGGGCTTGATTCCTGGAGAAGATTAAGAGAACGGGCTTCGATCTTGGGACGTCTCTGATTCAGATCTCGCTTCTGCCATGAACGGTATATGGCATGAGGCAAGCCTCTCTCACGTTTCTCCCCTGCCCCAAATGTACAATATGGGGATTGCACTAgcccagtggtcagcaaactgcggctcctgagccgcatgcggctctttggccccttgagtgcagctcccATCCTCCCCACCCTCGTCCGTTGGCTCAGtggctcctctccccccctgccccccctggCCGGGGACActgggctcctcctcctccaccactcgGGCCAGCGGAGGCTGTTTCTGCGCCGGGGCCAGGAGATGTGGCGTTtcccaggaggggcctggagcagCCGCCACCCCCACCTCCGAGACTGGCCTCTGACCGTCCAGAGCGGGTCGGTCCTGGCCTCCGTTTGCTCAGGTCAGCTGCATTCTGCCGTGCCTTTCCTCGGGAAAGGTTTcctcggctggctggctggcctgcCGGCCCTTCTTCACAGGAAGCGCTGACGACTCCTGGCGGCCGGCCGGCCACCGTCTGCCGAGGCCAGAGGCCCAGCAaaacccagggagggagggagggaggcctccCAGGCTGGCCAGGCCTTCCTGGAGGGGGCGGGGGTGCAGC
This genomic window from Euleptes europaea isolate rEulEur1 chromosome 18, rEulEur1.hap1, whole genome shotgun sequence contains:
- the LOC130490367 gene encoding angiogenin-like, with the protein product METWKRIPLYLVAVTYLLLGAAASNEQYQMFLNKHHDNPTTKIENSGYCDILMNYRKLIQSCVPMNIFIHASETQLQDVCGDGGVPYHGTGNRQSRQSYPVTICRLGVVTRTRRCIYYATYSNMRLFLSCDENNLPVLLDEVLTLGS